In Humulus lupulus chromosome 6, drHumLupu1.1, whole genome shotgun sequence, a single genomic region encodes these proteins:
- the LOC133783585 gene encoding glycerol-3-phosphate acyltransferase RAM2-like codes for MSTMTTSKCSVFPTVEKCSSTGREKHTVVAAMDGTLLRGRSSFPYFALIAFEVGGVLRLLFLLFAAPLAGFLYYFLSESAGIQVLIFVTFAGMKVSDIEWAGRAVLPKFYSSDVHPESWRVFSSCGKRCVLTANPRVMVEAFLKEFLEADMVLGTEIESYKGRATGFVRPPGVLVGKNEADALKKAFDFETNRPDVGLGDRLTDVPYMSLCKEGYMVAAKRDVKAVRIPKPVIFHDGRLACKPTPLVALLIVLWIPIGFVLACLRIFVGFLLPMHLLYYSSWALGVRIIVKGTPPPLVNKSNILFVCSHKTLLDPVFLSIALGRPITAVVYSLSRLSEIISPLKTVRLTRDRVRDGSKIKKLLQEGDLAICPEGTTCREPFLLRFSALFAELTDQLVPVAMVNQMSMFHGTTARGWKGMDPFYFYMNPSPAYEVTFLNKLSQELTCGSGKSSHEVANYIQRSIASTLCYECTSLTRKHKYQALAGNDGIVPVTEKPFLQRAANTISFVYF; via the exons ATGTCTACTATGACTACTTCGAAATGTAGTGTGTTCCCAACGGTAGAAAAATGTTCATCAACAGGACGAGAAAAACATACGGTGGTAGCCGCCATGGACGGGACATTACTAAGAGGGCGAAGCTCTTTCCCTTACTTTGCTCTAATCGCTTTCGAAGTGGGCGGGGTTTTGAGGCTTCTCTTCTTGCTTTTCGCTGCGCCATTAGCTGGATTTCTCTACTACTTCCTGTCCGAGTCGGCTGGAATCCAAGTCCTCATATTCGTCACTTTCGCCGGAATGAAAGTCTCTGATATCGAGTGGGCCGGTAGAGCTGTACTGCCAAAGTTTTACTCGTCGGATGTTCACCCGGAGTCGTGGCGAGTTTTCTCTTCGTGCGGGAAACGGTGCGTTTTGACTGCAAATCCCAGAGTCATGGTGGAAGCTTTTTTGAAGGAATTTCTTGAAGCTGACATGGTTTTGGGGACTGAGATAGAGAGTTATAAGGGAAGAGCAACTGGGTTTGTTCGGCCGCCGGGAGTACTTGTTGGGAAGAATGAGGCTGATGCTCTGAAGAAAGCTTTTGATTTTGAGACTAATAGGCCTGACGTTGGGCTTGGTGATCGACTCACCGATGTTCCGTACATGTCACTATGCAAG GAGGGTTACATGGTGGCAGCCAAGAGAGACGTGAAAGCCGTGAGAATCCCCAAACCGGTCATCTTCCACGACGGTCGACTTGCCTGCAAGCCCACGCCACTCGTGGCTCTCCTAATAGTCTTATGGATCCCAATAGGCTTTGTCCTTGCCTGCTTGCGAATCTTCGTTGGCTTCCTCCTCCCCATGCACCTCCTCTACTACTCTTCTTGGGCCCTCGGCGTCCGCATCATCGTCAAGGGAACTCCTCCTCCACTAGTCAACAAATCTAACATCCTCTTCGTTTGCTCACACAAGACCCTCCTAGACCCGGTATTCCTTTCCATAGCCTTGGGCAGGCCAATCACCGCCGTGGTGTACTCACTCTCGCGGTTGTCTGAGATCATCTCACCCCTGAAGACCGTCCGTCTAACCCGGGACAGAGTTAGGGACGGTTCCAAGATCAAGAAACTCCTCCAAGAAGGTGACTTGGCCATTTGCCCCGAGGGAACAACATGTCGTGAGCCGTTCCTTCTCAGATTCTCGGCGCTTTTTGCCGAGCTGACGGACCAGCTGGTTCCGGTGGCTATGGTGAATCAGATGAGCATGTTTCATGGGACCACAGCAAGGGGATGGAAAGGGATGGACCCATTTTACTTCTACATGAACCCGAGCCCGGCTTATGAGGTGACCTTCTTGAATAAGTTGTCGCAGGAGTTGACTTGTGGCTCAGGAAAATCAAGCCATGAGGTGGCCAATTACATACAAAGAAGCATTGCCTCCACTCTTTGTTATGAGTGCACTAGTCTTACACGGAAACACAAGTACCAAGCTCTTGCAGGAAATGACGGAATTGTGCCTGTGACTGAGAAACCTTTTCTCCAACGGGCTGCTAATACAATTTCTTTTGTTTACTTTTAA
- the LOC133781552 gene encoding serine--tRNA ligase, chloroplastic/mitochondrial-like isoform X5, with protein sequence MKGKLEPSEREKLIEEGKNLKEELLSLEEDLLKLTDDLQQEAQCIPNLTHPDVPIGGEDCATIRKMVGTPREFSFPVKDHQQLGKELDLFDFDAASVVSGSKFYYLKNEAVMLEMALINWTLSQVMKSGFTPLTTPELVRSSVVEKCGFQPRGTNTQVYSIEGSDQCLIGTAEIPVGGIHMDSIISESLLPLKYVAFSHCFRTEAGAAGAATRGLYRVHQFSKAEMFIICRPDESEMYLEELIRIEEDMFSSLGLHYKILDMASGDLGAPAYRKYDIEAWMPGLERFGEISSASNCTDYQSRRLGIRYRPSETLAGSTPKKGKSNRAPPQFVHTLNATACAVPRMLVCLLENYQQEDGSVIIPRPLRPFMGGLELITPKSR encoded by the exons ATGAAAGGAAAGCTTGAACCATCAGAGCGCGAGAAGCTGATAGAAGAAG GAAAGAATCTGAAAGAAGAACTTCTTAGTTTGGAAGAAGACCTGCTTAAACTCACCGACGACCTTCAGCAGGAAGCTCAATGTATACCAAATTTGACCCATCCAGATGTTCCAATAGGCGGGGAAGATTGTGCAACCATAAGAAAGATG GTTGGTACCCCACGCGAGTTTAGCTTCCCTGTAAAGGATCACCAACAACTCGGGAAAGAGCTTGATCTTTTTGATTTTGATGCTGCTTCAGTG GTCAGTGGATCAAAGTTTTATTATCTGAAGAATGAAGCAGTTATGTTAGAGATGGCGCTTATTAACTGGACACTATCACAAGTTATGAAAAGTGGCTTTACACCACTAACAACCCCAGAACTTGTCAGGTCTTCTGTTGTTGAAAAATGTGGGTTTCAACCTCGTGGAACAAACACACAG GTCTATTCTATTGAGGGTAGTGACCAGTGTCTCATAGGCACTGCAGAGATTCCAGTTGGGGGAATTCATATGGATTCTATTATTTCTGAATCATTGCTACCCCTAAAGTATGTGGCATTCTCCCATTGCTTCCGTACCGAGGCCGGGGCTGCTGGTGCTGCAACAAG GGGTCTGTATCGGGTTCACCAGTTCAGTAAGGCAGAGATGTTCATCATCTGCCGACCGGATGAGAGTGAGATGTATCTTGAGGAGCTCATCAGAATTGAAGAAGACATGTTCTCGTCACTTGGACTACATTATAA AATCTTGGATATGGCTTCTGGTGATTTAGGTGCTCCTGCTTACCGCAAATATGATATCGAGGCATGGATGCCTGGTTTAGAACGGTTTGGCGAG atatCGAGCGCATCAAATTGCACAGATTATCAAAGCCGTCGCCTTGGTATCCGATATCGCCCCTCGGAAACATTAGCAGGGAGCACCCCTAAAAAGGGGAAGAGTAACCGTGCACCACCACAGTTTGTTCACACCTTAAATGCGACAGCATGTGCTGTACCGCGAATGCTTGTATGTCTGCTTGAGAATTACCAGCAAGAAGACGGCTCTGTCATTATCCCTCGCCCACTGAGGCCATTCATGGGTGGCCTTGAGCTTATTACTCCCAAGTCTAGATAA
- the LOC133781552 gene encoding serine--tRNA ligase, chloroplastic/mitochondrial-like isoform X3: MGLQCCLGGTTLHALKFAAIPSSSSSRLVFRSLSKTFLYRHNSPERHSFSFPIRALSTSTVEATKTTESSIDEKVVKPQWKAAIDFKWIRDNKDAVAVNISNRNSNANLELVLELYEKMLNLQKEVERLRGERNVVANKMKGKLEPSEREKLIEEGKNLKEELLSLEEDLLKLTDDLQQEAQCIPNLTHPDVPIGGEDCATIRKMVGTPREFSFPVKDHQQLGKELDLFDFDAASVVSGSKFYYLKNEAVMLEMALINWTLSQVMKSGFTPLTTPELVRSSVVEKCGFQPRGTNTQVYSIEGSDQCLIGTAEIPVGGIHMDSIISESLLPLKYVAFSHCFRTEAGAAGAATRGLYRVHQFSKAEMFIICRPDESEMYLEELIRIEEDMFSSLGLHYKILDMASGDLGAPAYRKYDIEAWMPGLERFGEISSASNCTDYQSRRLGIRYRPSETLAGSTPKKGKSNRAPPQFVHTLNATACAVPRMLVCLLENYQQEDGSVIIPRPLRPFMGGLELITPKSR, from the exons ATGGGTTTGCAGTGTTGTTTGGGCGGGACAACCTTACACGCCCTCAAGTTTGCGGCGattccctcttcttcttcttctcgctTGGTGTTCAGGTCACTCTCCAAAACCTTCCTCTATCGACATAACAGTCCTGAAAGGCATTCGTTTTCTTTCCCCATTAGAGCCCTCTCCACCTCCACTGTTGAAGCCACAAAAACAACGGAAAGCTCCATAGATGAAAAGG TTGTGAAACCACAATGGAAAGCTGCAATTGACTTTAAGTGGATAAGGGATAACAAGGATGCTGTTGCTGTCAACATAAGTAACAGAAACTCCAATGCAAATTTGGAGCTTGTACTCGAGCTGTATGAGAAAATGCTCAATCTTCAAAAG GAAGTTGAGCGGCTGCGTGGAGAGAGGAATGTGGTGGCAAACAAGATGAAAGGAAAGCTTGAACCATCAGAGCGCGAGAAGCTGATAGAAGAAG GAAAGAATCTGAAAGAAGAACTTCTTAGTTTGGAAGAAGACCTGCTTAAACTCACCGACGACCTTCAGCAGGAAGCTCAATGTATACCAAATTTGACCCATCCAGATGTTCCAATAGGCGGGGAAGATTGTGCAACCATAAGAAAGATG GTTGGTACCCCACGCGAGTTTAGCTTCCCTGTAAAGGATCACCAACAACTCGGGAAAGAGCTTGATCTTTTTGATTTTGATGCTGCTTCAGTG GTCAGTGGATCAAAGTTTTATTATCTGAAGAATGAAGCAGTTATGTTAGAGATGGCGCTTATTAACTGGACACTATCACAAGTTATGAAAAGTGGCTTTACACCACTAACAACCCCAGAACTTGTCAGGTCTTCTGTTGTTGAAAAATGTGGGTTTCAACCTCGTGGAACAAACACACAG GTCTATTCTATTGAGGGTAGTGACCAGTGTCTCATAGGCACTGCAGAGATTCCAGTTGGGGGAATTCATATGGATTCTATTATTTCTGAATCATTGCTACCCCTAAAGTATGTGGCATTCTCCCATTGCTTCCGTACCGAGGCCGGGGCTGCTGGTGCTGCAACAAG GGGTCTGTATCGGGTTCACCAGTTCAGTAAGGCAGAGATGTTCATCATCTGCCGACCGGATGAGAGTGAGATGTATCTTGAGGAGCTCATCAGAATTGAAGAAGACATGTTCTCGTCACTTGGACTACATTATAA AATCTTGGATATGGCTTCTGGTGATTTAGGTGCTCCTGCTTACCGCAAATATGATATCGAGGCATGGATGCCTGGTTTAGAACGGTTTGGCGAG atatCGAGCGCATCAAATTGCACAGATTATCAAAGCCGTCGCCTTGGTATCCGATATCGCCCCTCGGAAACATTAGCAGGGAGCACCCCTAAAAAGGGGAAGAGTAACCGTGCACCACCACAGTTTGTTCACACCTTAAATGCGACAGCATGTGCTGTACCGCGAATGCTTGTATGTCTGCTTGAGAATTACCAGCAAGAAGACGGCTCTGTCATTATCCCTCGCCCACTGAGGCCATTCATGGGTGGCCTTGAGCTTATTACTCCCAAGTCTAGATAA
- the LOC133781551 gene encoding uncharacterized protein LOC133781551, translating into MSRCYPYHGPPNANKGEALDELIKLRKDKDETKLKRIKLRKECSRSTETEKCDKTVKKNDFQEKKKKKRKNDFNGGHLSKAVVEESDQVDSSDLTQEDEQPTISNNKKRRLHEVEPLSNDGDKERRKIRIRIPNIGFGKHSFKPCRELPLAIPESRNETKRCGLALKQCQELPLATQVSSKESKRHEAQKLFPKQGRELPLAMQESNKFESNEPRKLCLKLSPELLKQRQKLPLAPQVSSREIKRDEARKLPLKTSRGLPLAVQESNKSKRNEAQKLFLKPSRELPLAPQSSSREIKTGEAQKPCLKTSRELPLAIQESNKSKRNEAQKLCLKPSQELLKQHQELPLAPHANNRESKRCEAQKLGFKPARELPLAIQKSNKSKSDEAQKLCLKPAQELSLAIQESNKSKSDEAQKLCLKQSQELLKQRQGLPLAPHASNKESKRCEAQKLCLKPVRELPLAIQENNKSKSNEAQKLDLEQQERRESKRVSKTSLCVDDDSIQRPDYLYRKLIEHWVLPKIDREHNDFEDEWLIGPKQENRQESRIHEVANVVSCSMSSSLWPKAHYLPEADMFALPYTVPF; encoded by the exons ATGTCTCGGTGTTATCCTTATCATGGACCTCCGAATGCGAACAAAGGAGAGGCCTTGGACGAGTTGATTAAG CTTCGAAAAGATAAAGATGAAACAAAGTTGAAGAGGATAAAGTTGAGGAAAGAATGCTCAAGAAGTACTGAGACAGAAAAATGTGATAAAACAGTGAAAAAGAATGATTttcaagagaagaagaagaagaagagaaaaaatgaCTTTAACGGTGGGCACCTTTCTAAGGCAGTTGTAGAGGAATCTGATCAAGTTGACTCGAGTGATTTAACTCAAGAAGACGAGCAACCCACCATAAGCAACAACAAGAAGAGGAGATTGCATGAGGTGGAGCCCTTGTCTAACGATGGTGACAAGGAAA GAAGAAAGATTCGTATCCGGATACCCAATATTGGATTCGGGAAACATAGCTTTAAACCCTGCCGGGAATTGCCATTGGCTATACCAGAGAGCAGAAATGAAACGAAGAGGTGTGGACTCGCTCTTAAGCAATGCCAAGAGTTGCCATTAGCTACACAAGTGAGCAGCAAGGAAAGTAAGAGGCACGAAGCTCAGAAACTCTTCCCTAAACAAGGTCGAGAGTTGCCTTTGGCTATGCAAGAGAGCAATAAATTTGAGAGTAATGAACCTCGGAAACTCTGCCTTAAACTATCTCCAGAGTTGCTTAAACAACGCCAGAAATTGCCATTAGCTCCACAAGTGAGCAGCAGGGAAATTAAGAGGGACGAAGCTCGGAAACTTCCACTTAAAACATCTCGTGGGTTACCTTTGGCTGTACAAGAGAGCAATAAATCCAAGAGAAATGAAGCACAGAAACTTTTCCTCAAACCATCTCGAGAGTTGCCATTAGCTCCACAATCGAGCAGCAGGGAAATCAAGACGGGTGAAGCTCAGAAACCCTGCCTTAAAACATCTCGAGAGTTGCCTTTGGCTATTCAAGAGAGCAATAAATCCAAGAGGAATGAAGCTCAGAAACTGTGCCTTAAACCGTCTCAAGAGTTGCTTAAACAACACCAAGAGTTGCCATTAGCTCCACATGCAAACAACAGGGAAAGCAAGAGGTGCGAAGCTCAGAAACTCGGCTTTAAACCAGCTCGAGAGTTGCCCTTGGCCATACAAAAGAGCAACAAATCCAAGAGTGATGAAGCCCAGAAACTCTGCCTTAAACCAGCTCAAGAGTTGTCCTTGGCTATACAAGAGAGCAATAAATCCAAGAGTGATGAAGCTCAGAAACTGTGCCTTAAACAGTCTCAAGAGTTGCTTAAACAGCGCCAAGGGTTGCCATTAGCTCCACATGCAAGCAACAAGGAAAGCAAGAGGTGCGAAGCTCAGAAACTCTGCCTTAAACCAGTTCGAGAGTTGCCTTTGGCTATACAAGAGAACAATAAATCCAAGAGCAATGAAGCTCAGAAACTCGATCTTGAACAGCAAGAGAGAAGAGAATCCAAAAGGGTCTCGAAAACCAGTTTATGTGTTGATGATGATAGTATTCAACGCCCGGACTATTTGTATAGAAAATTGATAGAGCATTGGGTTCTTCCAAAGATTGACAGAGAACATAATGATTTTGAGGACGAGTGGCTTATTGGGCCAAAGCAAGAAAACAGGCAAGAGTCCAGAATACATGAAGTAGCAAATGTTGTGTCATGTTCTATGAGCTCCAGTTTGTGGCCAAAAGCTCACTACTTACCTGAAGCTGATATGTTTGCCCTGCCTTACACCGTGCCCTTTTAA